Below is a genomic region from Acidobacteriota bacterium.
GTGTGTCACACCGCCCAGGACGCGGCCGCCGCACCGCTCCGAGAACCGGTCGATCATGGTCAGGCGTTGGGAGAAGGTGGCGTTGGCCGGCCAGACGGGGTGCTTGTCGAAATGGCGGAACGGCACCAGCAGCAGGACGCGGTCGCACCGCCGGAGGAGGTGGCGCACCATCCACTCGTGCCCGCGGTGCAGCGGGTCGAACGACCCGACGATCACACCCAGGGTCCGTGTCCGCCGGGCGTCCTCGGTCAGGTTGGCGATGGTCACGCGGCTCATGGCTCATCCCGCGAGGCGATAGTCCCGACTGATGGTCCCGTCGCTGAACAGATTGAGGCACCACAGGGTGGAACGCGCGAAGTCCCAGACGGTCACCTCGAGTCCGTCCATGTCAAAGACGGGATTGCCGGCGAACATCCGGACCGGTGTGCAGCCCGGGAAGAAGTCCTCGGGTTGTGTCTCGCCGTACAGTCGGCGGAGGACCAGACGCCGAACGGCCAGTTCGCGGCAGCGACTGATGATCTCGGGGATCTCCCGCCGGTTGTCCTGGGTGACGAGCGTGGAGATCTTGACGGGAATCACTGCCTGGCGCAGGATGGCCGCCAGGTCCGGCCCGCCGTCGCAGCCGGTCATGCGGCGGATCGTTTCCGGCCGAAACGACGGGACCGAGATCGTGGCCCGGTCGTAGCGGTTGAACACGTCGATCTTGGCCCGGGCCAGCCGGCCGTTGGTGTGCAGCGACACCCGCACACCCGGCAGGCGGTCACGCAGCCGGTCCAGGAGGGCGGCCTCGTGTGGGTAGAGCTGGGGGTCGGTGTTGGTGCCGGTGAGTGAGATCTCCCGGATCCCCTCGCGGACCAGCAGGGCCAGGAAGGGCTCGAGATTGAGTGGGGGGAAACGGTCAAGATTGTCCGGCAGCGCCCGGGCGGCCAGTGCGCGGCCGATGCAGTGGGGGCACCGCTGGTTGCAGGGCCCGGTCAGGAGGATGTTGGCGAAGCGGTTCATGATCATCCCTCCCCCAAGCCGAGCAGATGGGCCTGGACGCGCGGC
It encodes:
- a CDS encoding radical SAM protein, producing MNRFANILLTGPCNQRCPHCIGRALAARALPDNLDRFPPLNLEPFLALLVREGIREISLTGTNTDPQLYPHEAALLDRLRDRLPGVRVSLHTNGRLARAKIDVFNRYDRATISVPSFRPETIRRMTGCDGGPDLAAILRQAVIPVKISTLVTQDNRREIPEIISRCRELAVRRLVLRRLYGETQPEDFFPGCTPVRMFAGNPVFDMDGLEVTVWDFARSTLWCLNLFSDGTISRDYRLAG